A region of the Vanrija pseudolonga chromosome 2, complete sequence genome:
CTGGTCGGCCGAGATGGGGGTACCACCGTAGAAGACGCTAGTGCGGACGCTGGTCATGTACTTGGAGAAACGAGTGAACTCGTTGCGGATCTGGTAGGCCAGCTCGCGGGTGTGGCAAAGAACAATGATAgagacctcgccgtcgacaggCTCGCTATTGATTGTCagacaaggtcgtcgacagAAGAACAATAGCAGACTCACATCTGCTGGAGCGAGGCCAGGACGAAGACGGCAGTCTTACCCATACCAGACTTGGCCTGGCAAAGAACGTCGGTACCGAGGATGGCCTGGGGAATGCACTCCTGCTGGACTGAAGGGCGGATTAGAACTGTATCGACAACTTGCAAGCTTCAGGCCTCACCCTCTGAAGGGTGCTCGAAACCAAGGTCGGAGATGGCACGCAGAATCTCGGGCTTGAGAAGGAAGTCACTGGGGGAGGTGTAAGCGCGTTGCGCCATGCGGTGCCGTCGTGCCTAACTTACCGGAAGCCAGTCGAGTGGATACCGACGTAAGAACCCTTCTTCTCGCCATCGGCAGCATCGCCGGTAGCGGCGACCTCGGTCGCGGCGGGAGCGACATAtgtgtcctcggcctcgtcgtagtcgacaagctcctcggTCTCCTCAGGAGGGGGCGCCATTTTTGAAATCTAAGAGGTGCTGTAGAAGGGTCTGTGGATGGCAAAACGATCCAAGAGTGACGCGTAAGCCGACTTGTTCATCCTCGAAGAAGGTTGCGGATTCGCCGAATGCAAAACGATGCCATGGCGcggggcgtgtgtgtgtgggggaAGAGGTGGATGGGGTATACGCACGGTGAAGGGGTTGAGCGAGTTGGATGTGTGTGTCTTGCTCCACAAGTGAATGAGGAGAAagaggatgatgatgagtACAAGTCGATCTCGAAGTCAACAATGTTGgaggggtgggcggcggtcgaggacCCTGCATGCGGCGTGGACAAAGGAATTGCCACTCGGCGGGATTACCGGCGTCAGCCACGTGTGGTGGCGCGTCCCAGTGATGCTCCCAGCCAGGACAAAATGGGGGCAGGTGGCACATTACAAGTCAAATGAAAGAGGGGCTGCAGCCATGCCCGGGGCAAAATAACAATGCAGCCTGGCAAACTGGATGCAGCGCAACCTTGGGAACCCGATCGTGCCGAGACGAGCCGAGACGGGTGCCAGGTTGCGCGATcgcgacaaggacaaggtgacgacgacgcaagcTCAGACAGAATATAGCTAAGCGGCGGTGAATACCGCGATGTGCGTCAGGTGCCTCTTTCTGCACCCTCTGTCCCTCTGCCCTGTGCGCGCGCCCCGGGTCAAATGCTCCGTTACAACCTAGTTGGGCGCCCATTCCACGCGCCATGGGGACTGATGAtggcatggcggcgggggcggcgggggcggctgctgcttccTTCCAGGTCCCGACAACCgatgcagctgctgctgcagatGCATGTGTGACGTTTTGATATGACGAGTGCCCAGGGCCTGAGCGAGCGCtgcgggcgggggtgtgtGTGGTCCCTGCTCGGCCTCTGGAGATTTCCGAGGAAGAGGACAAGGGAAGCGGGCGCCAATGCTGGGCaggggcgcgacggcggcggagtGGTCGCCGTGTTTTACACAGGCGCGCGTGGCCGGGCCGTCCGTCGGCAGCTCGGCAGCTGTGGGAGATCTATGATACGAGATATGATtgcgcgacgcgcgtgcTTGCGTCTAGATTAGGCGAAGGAGCGAGTGCCTCCAGGACAACAGGCGGTTGTCCAGTGCCGTTGGGATTCCAATGTCGGCAACCTTGTGtaccgccgctgccaacaCGGTGACGACTGGGCATTGTCGTCATTGCGCCTACCGCCAAACACACACAGCCAGACGACTGACTGCTTTGCTTTCagcctggcctggctggctgaaGAGTGACTTGCTCTGTGGTGGGAGCTAGCGGGATCAAATTATCACTTGGACTGTTGTGTCTCGGTCGTTGTCCAATCCGggacagccagccagcccaggCAACCGCAACCGAGTGgacacgcccgccccgccgtcgtctcccacccgcccgcgctgcgccgaatcacctccctcccaccccaccaaACGAACGATCGCAACGCCGAACTCGTGCCATACCCCCCCTTTTATCTAATCAAGCAACGAGGCCAAGACCGGGCTCTATAGCCGTCACAGATCACCTAcagagctcgtcgacgacagcagcagcaaggacGGCACGCTCTAGACGGCCCAGAGTCACCTAGACACACTCCAGCTCTTTGGACATTGCCCAAATCCCTTTGGCAAAACGGCCCCCCTAACAAACGCGTCGGGCACCCAAACCTCTCAACCACGCGGCTACAACCTGAGATCAACTCCACCTTCAAACAACACCCACCGCATCACCGCATCGCTCCTGGTCAGCCCCAGACACTACTTGACCATCTCACCTTGGTCACTGCGCTTGGTCGTAAGTGGATGCAAGGTGTTTGGCTCGCCCGCCACCACCTAAGCTATCAAGTCTGCCTTCCTTTCTAAtagcgcgcgcgctgacTTGAACTTCAAACCCCCCCTTAACTTGCCTCCGCCCATCCCGCCCACAACACCCTCGTCTCTTTACTTTTTCCCAACAACACGTCGCATTTCTTCAATCCATCCTCCCCCACAGGCGGACCTCTCTCGACTCTTGTAGCCACCGCCCCGGGGACACCACCGGCGCGGTACTAGGCAGGAAGAGTCAATCAAGGTCGGTGGCCGGCCAAGCGCGGCCGGCCCTCGTGATCAAtcaacgcgtcgtcgcccgtcggTGGATCGCATCCATCGCTTTCGGCCACTTGGGACGGCTTGACCACAAGCCACCGACCATCCCCGTCGCCATCTGGTCAAGCTCGCGCTGTGGATTTACCCGCTCCTACAGCTTGACACGAGGTTGCGCTACCAGAGACGACAATGGACCCCCGCCTCTTCCAGCAACAGTTTCTTCAGCaacaggcgcagcagcagcaacaacagcagcagcagcagcagcagcaacagcaacagcagttCAACTTCAACCCTCAGTCAATACCTGGCATCCCCGGTGGAACTGGAGATCCAGGTCCTTCCTCGATGGCGCAACAGCAGCTGCAACATCAACTCCAGCAACAGCTCCAACAGCAGCTGATGCAATCCCAAGCCCAGCAACAGGCGggcaccggcgcgccggcgcgccctcCTTTCAACCCGGCCCAGTTGCAAAATCTGCAACCTCAGCAGCTCGCAATGCTCCAGCGCATGGCGCAGgtccagcagcagggcgCCATGGCCAACGGCGGCCAGCTCAACCCTCAGCAAATGCAGATGGCCATGGCTGGGCTGCAAGCGCAGGCTCAAAACGTCAACCCTCAGCTTCTGGCAGCAGCCATGCGCGGTGGCATCCCTCCTGCCCAGCTTGCTCAGCTGGGCCAGTTGggtcagcagcagctcgccaacCAGATGGGCATGCCGCAGGGTGCAGCCGGTTTGAATCAGAACGCCGTGCAGGCGCTGCAAGCGCAGCGGCTACAGCAGttgatgcagcagcagcagcagcagcagcaggcccagcagcaggcccagcagcaaGGCCAGCCCGGACAACAGCAGCCCGGCATGACGCCAGAAATGGCGGCGCGGTTGCAGATGCAAGGCCGTAGTTCGCCTGCAGTTGGATCCCCTGCGCGTCCTCCAGCACTGCAGCCCGGCAGCATGCCTCCTCCCGCACTTCCAGCAGGTGCttcgcctcgcccacccaaCATGGCGCCTCCTGGACAGGTTCGACCGAACCCAACGCCCATGCAATTGTCTTTGacgcctcagcagcagcaaatGATATCTCTGCAGCGCACGCAGATGATGAACAACCCTCAGTGGAAGAATCTGCCTCAGCatcaacagcagcaacagttGGCGCTGATGCAGCAGGGGTTGGTTAGGATGTTCGTCgcgcaacagcagcaacagcagattttgcaacagcagcaaggacagcagcaacagcagccaccgcagcagccccagcagccccagcagccaccaacaccacaacagcagcagccgtcAACCCCTCAGCAGACCAATCCGCCGACACCTGTTCAGGTCAACCAGAGCCCCGTACCTGCACACCTGTCTGGCATCCCCCAGCACCTCGTTCCTCAGCGGCCGGCTTCATCGGCATCACAACGGGCACCTTCGCCTCACCCCTCGATGGGACCAGGGTCACCTGCTGTTCGACCAGCGGCCACACCACCTCCCGCGATGGCGGGCACTCCTCAAGCGACTGGCGCGCCTTCCCCTGCCCCCTCTAACCACTCCAACTTCAACGTCCCACCAACTCCTCAGAATGTGACGCAGTCGCCGATGCCTCCTCACGTCGAGGGTATCCCCGGACAAGTACCAGGCGTGCAGCCTCTGAGCATCAACGGCCAGCCGGGACAGAGCCCATTCGGACAAATGCAGCCGCAGACTCCGCAGGCGATGAACGCCATCCAGGCGCTTCAACAGCATGCCCAGAATGCCCAGACCATGCTCCATGGAGCCCCCAACAACGCCGGTCAGCAAGCACCGCCAGGGTTCCCTCCAGGAGGGTTCCCTCCCGGTGTCCCGCCCGGAGCTCTGCAGAACATGTCTCCACAGCATCAGCAACAGATGGCCCAGGCCATGAACTTCTTCTCCCAGGCTGCTCAaggtcaaggacaaggtGCTGGCCCTGGGCAGTCACCTATCCGTCCTCCTGGGGCGCCTGCTGGGATGCCTGGACCGGGCCAGCCGATTCGCCCCCCGCCTGGCATCAACCCTGCCGAGTTCCCATTCGACGCCAGATTACTGCCTTACCTGCAACACGTCGGCAACCCCAGATGGAGAGAGGAGATGCAGCAGAGAAATCCGGCTCTTCTGCAAGAAGTGCAAAACGTCGCTCAGCGCATCCAGAGTGGCCAGATCCGACCCGAAATCCTGCAAAGAATGCAGCAGTTCTTTGTCTACATGCAGAGACTCAACGCAAACCGACCAGGCGGTCCCGGCCAGCAACCCGGTGCCGCACCACCAGGACAGCCACAGCTCGGCCCAGGTGGGGCACCAGGCTTCCCAGGTGCTCCACCAGCGCAGCCTAACGCTCAGACGCCAAGTGGCATCCCCCCAGCGCAACAGCAGCGTGTATGGGGAGCGCAGGGACAGGCTGGGTCTCCAGCTACCCCAACAGGCATCCGCCCTCCACCCCCACATCTGCCACCCAATGTGGGAGCTCCCGAGTCTCCGAGCGCCGCGCAGTCAAGCCTACTCGCACGGCGGGTGTCCGCAAAGCAGCAGGAGAAGGCGGCCCGCGAGACTGCTATGCCACCACCGACGTTCATCCCAACACATGGCGGCACGCCTACTCGGACGCAGCCACCTGAGCAGCCTCccacggccgccgctcccAACGCCCTTCCTGTCAAGGAGTGGGAGGCTGCCCTCCGACTTGACATTCCTACGACAGGCATCACGGCGTTGCCCATGAGCGAAgacaccgacgacaacaCCTTCGGTGGCAAGCTGCCGGCAATGTCGGAGCGCGAAAAGGAAGATGTCAAGGAgtggctcgcgcgcgacaagGAGTTTGCGACCAAGGTCCCGAAGCACCGAGAGAAGATGGCCGCAAAGATTACGCGGTGGGCCGCAATGGAAGAGAGCCAGACCCCATGGTGGGTGCTGCGCAAGGGCGAGTCAATTCGCCGCCCTACCGGAGCCATCTCCATCATCTACCCTACCGAGAAGGCGCAGCAGCGTACCAAGGCCcgcaagcgccgcgaggTTCGGTTTACCCCTCAGCAGCTCAAGTCCATGGCCGACGTCGAAGACCACATCGTTCCCGTCCGTCTCGACCTTgagcacgaccaccaccggctGAGCGACACCTTCATGTGGAACTGCTCCGACACGGTCGTGACGCCAGAGCTCTTCGCCCAAACAATCTGTGACGACTTCAAGCTTCCCGGTGGCCAGTTTATCCCCAAGATTGTGGCAGCCATCAAGGAGCGCGTGCGAGAGTACCAAGACCAGGTGCTTCCGATTCACGCCCGTCAACCGGCGGGACCCACTGGACGCGGTATCATCGATCTCGATGACGCCGAAGGTCACTCGATCTTGGAAGTCTTCCGCCGCGCTcacgagagcgacgacgaggtcaagacGGACGAAGGTGCGGATCAGGACGACTCGCACATCCGCATCGTCTcgttcgacgacgaggtggatgACAAGATCATGACCGTGGACGAGGCCATGGCGTGTCTCCCGGCAACAaccgccaccgacgacgacgagctgcgcatCCTCATCAAGGTGGATATCATCGTCGGCACACAAAACCTGTCAGACACCTTTGAGTGGGACCTCAACTCGACAGTGTCGCCAGAGGAGTTTGCCGTCTCGTACTGCAAGGACCTCGGCCTGAGTGGCGAGTTTGTCACGGCCATCTCGCACGACATCCACGAGCAGATTGTCACGCACCAGCGGTCACTTTTCCTCGTCGGCCACACCCCCGGCTCGGGTAGCATTctcaacgacgacgtgcgcggcgcTTTCCTGCCTCCGCTCACTGCGGCGTTACGCAAGGAGGACGTTGCCATGTCCAACTTTACGCCAGTGCTTGCCAACTTTACCGAAGCCGATGTCCTGGCGATCGAAAAGGAGCGCGAGAGGGAAAGCAAACGCAAAAAGCGTGCCACAAGAGGTCGTCGTGGCGTGGTTCTTCCTGATCGCGAGCCACTCAAGACCTTCCGCACTCTGCTCCACTCTGCCATCGACGCAAGTGTCGTCGCGGCTGCCGAGGCAACAATCGTCCCTGCGCCGGTCATCAACAGCATGCGACGAGCGGCCGCTATCGCTGCCCAGGCCAACATCAACCTGGCTCTGCAAGACCTGCCACTCCCAGCACCCCCTTCGCCCCCTGTTGCGCCGCCAACGCGCAATCCTCGTGGCCGCCCCCCTCGCTTCCCTCGTGGTGGCTCTAGggcgtcgccaagctcgacacggGAAGGCTCTGTCATCAACGGAGATCACAGCACACCCACAGTTGGGCACAAGCGTGGTCTGCGCGAAGAGCCGGAGAACGAAGCTGGCTCGCCTCTGCCACCTCGCAAGCGACACAACGGCCGCGTTGCCGACAGCCCGGACGTCCAAGACGttgtcaaggccgaggacggtGGGCCGACGCTGGCGCCAGCTGCCCCCACCGACTCGGGCCGCGCCTCGGTCAAGGCCGCCACTCCGGTCCCCATCAAGTCTTGGCACTGCAAGAACTGCGGCGTGcccgagacgctcgccggTGGCAGAGGCAAGAGCCTGAGTGGAGAGTTGGAGCTCTGCGCCAAGTGTGGTGAGTAGCATGGTGTCAAAGATGGACCACCCACTGACAACTCTCAGCCGACTACCTCCGCCGCACAGGTCGAAACCGTGAGGTCGAGTacaacgaggacgaggagtaccaccgcaagctcgaggatgccgaggagggccCAGCCGACAGCCAGCCTGCATTCGAGTTGCCAACTACGGTCGGCAATGGTACACCCTCGCCAAAGAAGCGCAGCAGGTTTGATGAAGAGGAGTCGGATCagtcgtccgactcggactcggcgtcggactCGGACTCAGACTCGGCGTCCCGGcggaagaaggccaaggctgctgcaAAGGCTGCATCTGCTcgcgccacgccggcgacgcccgCCCCTCCACCAGTAGCGCCAGTGCCACCTGCGTGGGCTCTCAAGGCACACGAGGACATGAAGCAAAAGTACTCGGACCACAACTTTGCTATTATCCAAAAGGCGCGCGCACCAGATGCACCAACTTCGGGACCGGTCGAGTGGCGTGTCAAGTGCATGGACTGGTAAGTCTTCCGAGGTGTTCCCAGCTGACACTGCAGCCCCGGCCGCATCTACACGCTTGGCCCTGGCGAGTCGCTGGCCAACTTTGAAGTGCACTTGAAAAACCGGGCGCACAACGCCAACGTACAGACACGTATCGATGCGAGCAAGGGCCGCAAGTGAGCGACGTGAAACACTGAGTCCGCATTTCATATCATCTCTCATTGGGCGCGCATGAGCGCAGACGAGGCGGATACCCCCATATAAACAAACCACGTAGAGCTGTGACAGTACACAGCATCAATGGACTGCGGTCCGAGGAGGGAAGAAGGACATGATAGAGCCTGATGCATGTCGTGTGAGGCAGAGGGAGCGagggggcgggtgggcgatCCAGCGCGACCCGTAGTGGCCTTTTGACTGCCATTTCCCCagattgctgctgctgcgggcggTGCCTGAAATGATGCGCCGGTGACGGGCAGCcacgcgcccgcccgcccacgtCAGTCTCGAAACCGACTCGCAACAACATTCTACAACACTCCCTCGCACACCCACCCATCGCAACGCAATGTccgagccagcgccgccgccgccgccaccgcagGCACCaggctcgccgcgctcccctCGGCCAAATaccaacgacggcgacctgcCCCTGCCCGCCACGACGCCGGGGTACGGGCCGGGCGTGTTCGTCGGccagcctgcgccgcctgcgccgcggcagagcgtgtcgtcgctgctcatGCTCACCatgttcttcttcttcatgAGCGGGAACGGGCCGGCGTACCAGCCTGTTGTTGGCCCAGACGGCGAGTTTAGGCCACACTTGACTGAGCTCCAGCTGCTACGGACGCAGGTGGGGGAGTATACTGCGTTCTTGAACGGGACGGGGAATTGGACCGAGGTGAGTTGTGAGCGCCACGagcaccgcgcgcagcgcggtgcgagcgcgcggggggAAGGAAAGTTCTGCCTGGGGGCTACTCTTTGAGAACGGGAGGTAGACTGCCGAGGACAGAGAGAAGCCTGCGCGAgaccgccgcccccgccccgctgccgccgccgccggcgacgagacaccgctgacacccgTCGCAGCCCCCCACCCCatccctcctcccctcggcCATCACACCCCCAGCATACGACCacaccgcgctcgcggcggcccacGCGCCCTTCTTCACCAACATCACCGGCTGGTACCGGCACGCAGCGGCGCACACGGTGGACCTGGGGGTACCGCGGCCCGAAGCCGCGGGCTTCTTCGGCTCGGTCGCGCTGCCCTCGCTCAACACCACGTCGGCGTTCAACTCGACACTGGCGACCGAGTCGCGCGGACGGTTCAACTGGTCCGACGCGGTCAAGTGGGACTTGCACGTCAGCAAGGAGCGGCGGGTGACCTTTCGCGGGGGGAACGGCACGGCGCTGCCGGAGGATGGCCACGGAGCGCATGGTGGCTCCCGACCCGACCCCCGCGCGCCGGACGACTGGGTCTGGGTCAAGGGCACGTCGACAATCGAGACAAGTATCGGCAGCGCGGTCAACTACGGCTTCTTCGGCCTCCACTTTGTGCCAAACGGCACGTACACCCTCTATGCCATGCCCGAGGGGCTGCACATCGACGTGCGCAACATCCCTCCCCTTCTCCCTGCCCACCACAACATCACGTCCAGCATCGTgcttgccgagctggagaaggagctcaaggcgcAGGAGGACAGCTTTGTGCTCACCGACGTGAAGGACGAGCGTGAGTGGAGAAATGGTGGGTAGTGTTTGCTGACGTTGCAGCCGAGGACATGGCCACCCGGTGCCCCCTCGTCATCCAGGTCTCCCTCCCTCCGCTCCCGGCAGGCGTGcaccccgccgacgtggcAGCGTACGAGTCTGAGCTGTCGAGCCCGACCGGCA
Encoded here:
- the dsc1_1 gene encoding DSC E3 ubiquitin ligase complex subunit 1 gives rise to the protein MSEPAPPPPPPQAPGSPRSPRPNTNDGDLPLPATTPGYGPGVFVGQPAPPAPRQSVSSLLMLTMFFFFMSGNGPAYQPVVGPDGEFRPHLTELQLLRTQVGEYTAFLNGTGNWTEPPTPSLLPSAITPPAYDHTALAAAHAPFFTNITGWYRHAAAHTVDLGVPRPEAAGFFGSVALPSLNTTSAFNSTLATESRGRFNWSDAVKWDLHVSKERRVTFRGGNGTALPEDGHGAHGGSRPDPRAPDDWVWVKGTSTIETSIGSAVNYGFFGLHFVPNGTYTLYAMPEGLHIDVRNIPPLLPAHHNITSSIVLAELEKELKAQEDSFVLTDVKDEPEDMATRCPLVIQVSLPPLPAGVHPADVAAYESELSSPTGILTSLVRPPRYWEGKGLGGVAVSTECALAIGFDNGRGVPIDDFWRRSVNYAAYATVTQLVILVLLVRQMEATRTPSTLAKVSLWSIVIILLSDAWMFSAHAAIGLVSDNKASLPMLVPGFFGFCTVFVFGVRYAVLLNRIQAPERTYTPPVAAPAATAASAGAGATEATSPTDTTTDTPEPRRPFSEVVTDIVRENPAIQWFGGVLFTIFMFNILLMPSLVPFVLFATNSMWVPQIYRNATRGSSQSLSHTFVVGVGFGLLAIPLYPLACPNNIWFVDNADWVWGMVVWQIVQILILFAQDRFGPAFLPARLGVQELLRMGWTNPQTC
- the snf5 gene encoding SWI/SNF chromatin-remodeling complex subunit snf5, with the translated sequence MDPRLFQQQFLQQQAQQQQQQQQQQQQQQQQQFNFNPQSIPGIPGGTGDPGPSSMAQQQLQHQLQQQLQQQLMQSQAQQQAGTGAPARPPFNPAQLQNLQPQQLAMLQRMAQVQQQGAMANGGQLNPQQMQMAMAGLQAQAQNVNPQLLAAAMRGGIPPAQLAQLGQLGQQQLANQMGMPQGAAGLNQNAVQALQAQRLQQLMQQQQQQQQAQQQAQQQGQPGQQQPGMTPEMAARLQMQGRSSPAVGSPARPPALQPGSMPPPALPAGASPRPPNMAPPGQVRPNPTPMQLSLTPQQQQMISLQRTQMMNNPQWKNLPQHQQQQQLALMQQGLVRMFVAQQQQQQILQQQQGQQQQQPPQQPQQPQQPPTPQQQQPSTPQQTNPPTPVQVNQSPVPAHLSGIPQHLVPQRPASSASQRAPSPHPSMGPGSPAVRPAATPPPAMAGTPQATGAPSPAPSNHSNFNVPPTPQNVTQSPMPPHVEGIPGQVPGVQPLSINGQPGQSPFGQMQPQTPQAMNAIQALQQHAQNAQTMLHGAPNNAGQQAPPGFPPGGFPPGVPPGALQNMSPQHQQQMAQAMNFFSQAAQGQGQGAGPGQSPIRPPGAPAGMPGPGQPIRPPPGINPAEFPFDARLLPYLQHVGNPRWREEMQQRNPALLQEVQNVAQRIQSGQIRPEILQRMQQFFVYMQRLNANRPGGPGQQPGAAPPGQPQLGPGGAPGFPGAPPAQPNAQTPSGIPPAQQQRVWGAQGQAGSPATPTGIRPPPPHLPPNVGAPESPSAAQSSLLARRVSAKQQEKAARETAMPPPTFIPTHGGTPTRTQPPEQPPTAAAPNALPVKEWEAALRLDIPTTGITALPMSEDTDDNTFGGKLPAMSEREKEDVKEWLARDKEFATKVPKHREKMAAKITRWAAMEESQTPWWVLRKGESIRRPTGAISIIYPTEKAQQRTKARKRREVRFTPQQLKSMADVEDHIVPVRLDLEHDHHRLSDTFMWNCSDTVVTPELFAQTICDDFKLPGGQFIPKIVAAIKERVREYQDQVLPIHARQPAGPTGRGIIDLDDAEGHSILEVFRRAHESDDEVKTDEGADQDDSHIRIVSFDDEVDDKIMTVDEAMACLPATTATDDDELRILIKVDIIVGTQNLSDTFEWDLNSTVSPEEFAVSYCKDLGLSGEFVTAISHDIHEQIVTHQRSLFLVGHTPGSGSILNDDVRGAFLPPLTAALRKEDVAMSNFTPVLANFTEADVLAIEKERERESKRKKRATRGRRGVVLPDREPLKTFRTLLHSAIDASVVAAAEATIVPAPVINSMRRAAAIAAQANINLALQDLPLPAPPSPPVAPPTRNPRGRPPRFPRGGSRASPSSTREGSVINGDHSTPTVGHKRGLREEPENEAGSPLPPRKRHNGRVADSPDVQDVVKAEDGGPTLAPAAPTDSGRASVKAATPVPIKSWHCKNCGVPETLAGGRGKSLSGELELCAKCADYLRRTGRNREVEYNEDEEYHRKLEDAEEGPADSQPAFELPTTVGNGTPSPKKRSRFDEEESDQSSDSDSASDSDSDSASRRKKAKAAAKAASARATPATPAPPPVAPVPPAWALKAHEDMKQKYSDHNFAIIQKARAPDAPTSGPVEWRVKCMDCPGRIYTLGPGESLANFEVHLKNRAHNANVQTRIDASKGRK